From candidate division KSB1 bacterium, one genomic window encodes:
- a CDS encoding rhomboid family intramembrane serine protease: MRYPYESYQLGLSARMTPAVKWLLISNGGVFLLQQLPFIGLNAIFGLRPTQVIDNFMIWQFGTYLFLHGGPLHIIFNMFILWMFGSEVERTLGTREFLKYYFITGIGAGVIAFLFNIGSEITIIGASGAIYGVLLAFALLFPERVITFLLFFILPVSMKAKHLVIIITLFSVYSALTNLFGPSDGVAHFAHLGGLVIGYFYFKADWRIESTVRRFFKKSKPTPGSNMKVHRSEQSPSFEKQVDEILDKINEIGYDKLSQAEKNILKRASDNLSKKSDSE; this comes from the coding sequence TGGTGTGTTTTTACTGCAACAGCTTCCTTTCATAGGGTTGAATGCCATTTTCGGACTAAGACCGACACAGGTTATCGACAATTTTATGATCTGGCAATTCGGCACCTATCTGTTTCTACATGGTGGACCACTTCACATAATTTTTAACATGTTTATCTTGTGGATGTTTGGCAGTGAAGTGGAAAGAACCCTTGGAACGCGGGAATTTTTAAAATATTACTTTATAACCGGGATAGGAGCCGGGGTTATAGCTTTTCTTTTCAATATTGGAAGTGAAATTACTATAATCGGGGCGTCCGGTGCAATCTATGGCGTTTTGCTAGCCTTCGCCTTGCTGTTTCCCGAACGTGTTATCACGTTCTTACTCTTTTTTATTCTACCTGTTTCCATGAAAGCCAAACATTTAGTAATAATCATTACGTTATTTTCGGTTTATTCCGCACTTACCAATCTTTTCGGCCCCAGTGATGGGGTTGCCCATTTTGCTCATTTAGGAGGTTTGGTAATCGGCTATTTCTACTTTAAAGCGGATTGGCGAATTGAATCGACCGTGAGACGGTTCTTTAAAAAGAGCAAACCAACCCCTGGTTCGAATATGAAGGTGCATCGAAGTGAACAGAGCCCATCCTTCGAAAAGCAAGTGGATGAAATATTAGATAAAATCAATGAAATCGGTTATGATAAACTTTCGCAGGCCGAAAAGAATATATTGAAACGAGCAAGCGACAACCTCTCCAAAAAATCAGACTCTGAATAA